From Methylocystis sp. ATCC 49242, one genomic window encodes:
- a CDS encoding efflux RND transporter permease subunit produces MSGLNLSAWALRHKSFMVYCMIAVTVAGLSSYFSLGRDEDPNFTFRTMVVQAFWPGATIDDTLKQVTERIERKLQETKSLDFIRSYTTAGSATIFVNLKGATPPSEVPDIWYQVRKNIGDIRHTLPAGVVGPGFNDDFGDTYGIIYGFTADGFTQRELRDYVEKVRSTLLGVPDVSKIDVLGAQDERIFVEFSTRHLAGLGIDRSQLIAALQQQNAVSPSGVVQTGDEKLSLRVSGGFDSETDILAINILANGRLVRLRDIAEIRRAPVDPPQPMFRVNGRPAIGLAVAMRAGGDVLALGANISKAMKEATTDLPVGVEPILVANQPQIVEHAIGDFMSSLWQAIAIIMAVSLVSLGLRAGAVVAISIPLTLAIVFPIMQMAGIDLQRISLGALIIALGLLVDDAMTTVDVMTSRLALGDDKEAAASYAYDSVAMAMLTGSFVSAAGFVPIGLAKSSAGEYTFSIFAVVSIALIVSWFVAVLFTPLIGVLLLTKPEGPVATQEGRVMAAFRELLVSAMRNRWVTIGATLACFVIAILVSPLVPRQFFPASDRPELVVDLSLRQNASIYASQEATERLEKVLKDDPDVASWSAYVGRGAIRFYLPLNVQLAHDFFSQFVIIAKDVEARERLHRKLETVLADRFPGLVTRIAPLELGPPVGWPVQYRVSGPDVEKVRDIALGLAKAMGESPTVTRINFDWIEPARAVHVKVDQDQARLLGLSSQAVASALQGVATGQSITQVRDDIYLVDVVARATDEQRMSLDTLQSLQIPLPNGGVAPLSQLATFEFRQESPLIWRRDRTPTLTVQADPATGLTAETAVAAIAPAVASMNASLPPQYRIETGGTVEESAKSQGSVFARVPLMLFLMTTFLMIQLQSFSRMFLVLAIVPMGLIGIIAALLIFGKPLGFVAILGILSLLGMIARNAVILVEQIEIERREQSDQWKAVVDATLSRFRPIMLTAISTVLGLIPIAPTVFWGPMAFAIMGGLLVATVLTLVVTPALYVLWFGIREAA; encoded by the coding sequence ATGAGCGGCCTCAATCTCTCAGCCTGGGCGCTCCGACACAAATCCTTCATGGTCTATTGCATGATCGCGGTGACCGTGGCGGGTTTGAGCTCCTATTTCAGTCTGGGGCGCGACGAAGATCCTAATTTCACTTTCCGAACGATGGTGGTGCAGGCGTTCTGGCCGGGCGCAACCATCGACGACACCCTCAAACAGGTGACCGAGCGTATCGAGCGCAAGCTCCAGGAGACGAAGAGCCTCGATTTCATTCGCAGCTACACGACTGCCGGATCAGCGACGATTTTTGTCAATCTGAAAGGCGCTACGCCTCCTTCGGAAGTCCCTGACATATGGTACCAGGTGCGCAAGAACATCGGCGACATTCGCCACACCTTGCCCGCCGGCGTCGTGGGGCCCGGTTTCAACGATGATTTCGGCGACACCTATGGAATCATTTATGGATTCACCGCCGATGGCTTCACGCAGCGAGAATTGCGCGACTATGTCGAGAAAGTCCGTTCGACGCTCCTCGGCGTGCCGGATGTCTCCAAAATCGACGTGCTTGGCGCACAGGACGAGCGGATCTTCGTCGAATTTTCGACGCGGCACCTCGCCGGACTTGGAATCGACCGTTCGCAGTTGATCGCGGCGCTCCAGCAGCAGAACGCGGTCAGCCCCTCCGGGGTCGTCCAGACGGGTGACGAGAAGCTTTCGCTGCGCGTCTCCGGCGGGTTCGATTCCGAGACGGATATTCTCGCCATCAACATTCTCGCCAATGGCCGGTTGGTGCGACTGCGCGACATCGCCGAGATCAGACGCGCTCCCGTCGATCCGCCGCAGCCCATGTTTCGCGTCAACGGGCGTCCGGCGATCGGACTGGCCGTCGCCATGCGGGCCGGCGGCGACGTTCTGGCGCTCGGCGCCAATATTTCCAAAGCCATGAAAGAAGCGACCACCGATCTGCCGGTTGGCGTCGAGCCGATCCTCGTCGCCAACCAGCCGCAAATCGTCGAACACGCCATCGGCGATTTCATGTCGTCGTTGTGGCAGGCGATTGCGATCATCATGGCGGTCAGTCTGGTGAGCCTCGGGCTGCGCGCGGGCGCCGTCGTCGCGATCTCCATACCGCTCACTCTCGCAATCGTGTTTCCCATCATGCAGATGGCGGGCATCGACCTTCAGAGAATTTCACTCGGCGCGCTGATCATCGCGCTGGGCCTGCTCGTCGACGACGCCATGACGACAGTGGACGTGATGACCTCGCGCCTGGCGCTCGGCGACGACAAGGAGGCGGCGGCGAGCTACGCCTATGACAGCGTTGCGATGGCGATGCTCACCGGCTCATTCGTCTCCGCCGCCGGCTTCGTGCCGATTGGCCTCGCGAAGAGTTCGGCCGGCGAATATACGTTTTCGATCTTTGCCGTGGTGTCGATCGCGCTGATCGTCTCCTGGTTCGTCGCCGTGCTCTTTACGCCATTGATCGGCGTCCTTTTGCTGACGAAGCCCGAGGGACCGGTCGCCACGCAGGAGGGCCGGGTTATGGCGGCCTTCCGCGAGCTTCTTGTCAGCGCGATGCGAAACCGTTGGGTGACGATAGGCGCCACTCTTGCCTGTTTCGTTATTGCAATATTGGTCTCGCCCCTCGTGCCGCGGCAGTTCTTCCCCGCCTCCGACCGGCCCGAGCTCGTTGTGGACCTTTCGTTGCGACAGAACGCCTCGATCTACGCAAGCCAGGAGGCGACGGAGCGGCTGGAGAAAGTCTTGAAGGACGATCCCGACGTGGCGAGCTGGAGCGCCTATGTCGGTCGCGGCGCGATACGCTTCTATCTTCCTCTCAACGTGCAACTCGCGCATGATTTCTTCTCGCAATTCGTCATCATCGCAAAGGACGTGGAGGCGCGCGAACGCCTTCACAGGAAGCTGGAAACCGTTCTCGCGGACAGGTTTCCCGGGCTCGTCACGCGCATCGCGCCGCTCGAACTCGGGCCTCCCGTGGGATGGCCCGTGCAATATCGTGTGAGTGGCCCCGATGTCGAAAAAGTGCGCGACATTGCGCTCGGTCTCGCGAAAGCGATGGGCGAGAGTCCCACCGTCACGCGGATCAATTTCGACTGGATCGAACCGGCCCGCGCCGTTCATGTGAAGGTCGATCAGGATCAGGCCCGGCTACTCGGATTGAGTTCGCAGGCCGTCGCCAGCGCGTTGCAGGGCGTCGCCACGGGCCAATCGATCACGCAGGTCCGCGATGATATTTATCTCGTCGACGTCGTCGCGCGAGCGACGGACGAGCAGAGGATGTCGCTCGATACGCTGCAATCCTTGCAGATTCCCCTACCCAATGGAGGAGTCGCGCCCTTGAGCCAGCTGGCGACCTTCGAATTCCGCCAGGAAAGCCCGCTGATCTGGCGCCGCGACCGAACGCCGACCTTGACCGTACAAGCCGACCCCGCGACGGGCCTCACCGCCGAAACGGCCGTGGCCGCGATCGCTCCCGCCGTCGCGTCGATGAATGCGAGCCTCCCGCCGCAATATCGCATCGAGACGGGCGGGACCGTCGAGGAGAGCGCCAAATCCCAGGGCTCGGTGTTCGCGCGTGTGCCGCTGATGCTGTTCCTGATGACGACTTTCCTGATGATCCAGTTGCAAAGCTTCAGCAGGATGTTTCTCGTCCTCGCGATCGTGCCGATGGGTCTCATCGGCATTATCGCAGCCCTGCTCATTTTCGGTAAGCCGCTCGGGTTCGTCGCGATCCTCGGCATTCTGTCGCTGCTCGGCATGATCGCGCGCAACGCGGTCATTCTCGTCGAGCAAATCGAGATCGAACGCCGCGAGCAGAGCGATCAGTGGAAGGCCGTCGTGGACGCGACGCTTTCGCGATTCCGCCCGATCATGCTGACGGCGATTTCGACCGTTCTCGGTCTCATCCCGATCGCGCCGACTGTCTTCTGGGGCCCCATGGCCTTCGCCATCATGGGCGGGTTGCTCGTCGCCACGGTTCTGACGCTGGTCGTCACGCCGGCGCTTTACGTGCTGTGGTTCGGCATAAGAGAAGCGGCCTGA
- a CDS encoding Na/Pi cotransporter family protein, translating to MDTTSVMTILGGLGLFLLGIHHLTEGLKGLAGDSLRRALQTLVRGRFSAVLFGAVFTALVQSSSATVLTVIGFVSAGLVSFSQAIGVLIGATFGTTTTPWIVAFFGFRVQISAFAMPLVGVGAFLWLVAKGKWRAAGAILAGFGLIFVGLDYLQTGMGNVSWNVDSFVGEGWGAKWLLAGLGVVMTVVMQSSSAAAAATLVALHAGSLNFQQACAMVVGQSIGTAATSAALGTMGGGLAVRRSALAHIIFSLVVGVLGMLLLSPLANAATWVVSRFDDYDGVLAVAAFSSLFKLMGVVVFFPWLDAYARFIVNLSGKGTESAVSRLEPALAEAGGPVALEAVWRALSEVARDAVDAVRRRLAGDRTAYQPPEDSVRQIEHFLESLSLETLDLAEVEPRLVRLCHAIDHLKQLLEDLGESAATAAFTTRTEAIGAGAQALAAWLDAQKETARITGGPILDAIGAAATHLTEERKALRAQILESVARQQTPASTANETLLALQWADKALNHSWRIIDSLDAAADK from the coding sequence ATGGACACTACTTCTGTCATGACGATCCTGGGCGGCCTCGGGCTTTTCCTGCTTGGAATTCACCATCTTACCGAGGGCCTGAAGGGCCTCGCCGGGGATTCGCTCAGACGCGCCCTGCAAACACTCGTCCGTGGCCGCTTCAGCGCAGTCCTGTTTGGCGCCGTTTTCACGGCGCTGGTTCAATCGTCGAGCGCCACGGTGCTGACCGTCATCGGTTTCGTCAGCGCCGGGCTGGTCAGCTTTTCACAAGCGATCGGCGTGCTCATCGGCGCCACATTCGGCACGACGACGACGCCATGGATCGTAGCCTTCTTCGGTTTCCGGGTGCAAATCTCCGCCTTTGCGATGCCGCTGGTTGGCGTCGGCGCCTTCCTGTGGCTCGTCGCCAAAGGCAAATGGCGCGCGGCCGGGGCCATCCTTGCGGGGTTTGGCCTGATCTTCGTCGGGCTGGATTATCTGCAGACCGGCATGGGCAATGTGTCTTGGAACGTCGACTCCTTCGTCGGCGAAGGGTGGGGCGCCAAATGGCTGCTTGCGGGACTTGGAGTTGTCATGACGGTCGTCATGCAGAGCTCCAGCGCCGCCGCCGCCGCGACCCTGGTCGCTTTGCATGCGGGGAGCCTCAACTTTCAGCAAGCCTGCGCCATGGTGGTCGGACAAAGCATCGGCACGGCCGCGACCAGCGCCGCGCTCGGGACGATGGGCGGCGGGTTGGCGGTCCGGCGCTCCGCCCTGGCGCATATCATTTTCAGCCTGGTCGTCGGCGTCTTGGGCATGTTGCTCCTCTCTCCGCTCGCCAACGCCGCAACCTGGGTCGTTTCACGCTTCGACGATTATGACGGCGTGCTCGCAGTCGCCGCGTTCAGCAGCCTGTTCAAATTGATGGGCGTCGTCGTCTTTTTCCCCTGGCTCGACGCCTATGCGCGTTTCATCGTCAATTTGTCGGGAAAAGGAACGGAGTCGGCCGTCAGCAGACTGGAGCCGGCGCTCGCGGAGGCCGGCGGGCCGGTGGCCCTCGAAGCGGTCTGGAGGGCGCTGTCCGAAGTTGCGCGGGACGCCGTGGACGCCGTGCGCCGGCGGCTCGCCGGCGACCGGACCGCCTATCAACCGCCCGAGGACTCGGTGCGGCAGATCGAACATTTTCTGGAGTCGTTGTCGCTGGAAACGCTCGATCTCGCCGAAGTCGAGCCACGCCTGGTGCGCCTGTGTCACGCGATCGACCATCTCAAGCAGCTACTCGAAGACCTGGGCGAATCCGCCGCGACGGCTGCTTTCACGACGCGGACGGAGGCTATAGGCGCAGGCGCGCAGGCGCTGGCCGCATGGCTCGACGCGCAGAAGGAGACTGCGAGGATCACCGGCGGACCGATCCTGGACGCGATCGGCGCCGCCGCTACGCATCTCACGGAGGAGCGTAAGGCGCTTCGCGCGCAAATTCTGGAGTCCGTCGCGCGTCAACAGACGCCGGCTTCGACCGCTAACGAGACGCTGCTCGCATTGCAATGGGCCGACAAAGCGCTGAACCATTCGTGGCGAATAATAGACTCATTGGATGCGGCCGCTGACAAATAG
- a CDS encoding HAD-IC family P-type ATPase, which yields MNVTKLFSVENWHALEFQEALSRLDSDPSRGLSSEEAVRRLGEYGPNRLPEGAKRGPLMRFLHQFDNILVYVLLAAGFVKLMLGLWLDASIITGVVVINALLGFLQEGKAEKALESIRNMLSADARALRDGEPRVVAAENLVPGDIVLMESGDRVPADLRLIDVKNLRADEAALTGESVPADKSTDVVPENSTVGDRADMAFSGTLIVSGRAAGVVVATGAQTELGRINQMLAAVDALETPLLRQIEDFGHTIAKVIGFVSVIVFAYGRWVRDLPFVDAFQAVVGIAVSVIPEGLPALITITLAIGVQRMAQRHAIIRRLPAVETLGSVSRICSDKTGTLTLMEMMVASAITADAAYRVTGDGYASEGQILLDGQPAAGAAALRHMGIVSALCNDSELRAIDNVWKVEGDPTEAALYPFATKLGLDRAGERRKLRRIDAIPFESEHKFMATLHEEQGGERLLLVKGAPEVILAHCDREEAEKGFELLRRDYWDAAADRLAAQGERVLALAGLRNPPVGKASLGPEDLPGSLVLYGLVGLMDPPRKEAVEAVAECHNGGIRVTMITGDHKITAAAIAKMLGIGDGKTAVAGTEIEAMNDGELQESVENVDVFARASPEHKLRLVKAIQANGQVVAMTGDGVNDAPALKRADIGVAMGIKGTEVTKEAAAMVLADDNFASITAAVREGRTVYNNIEKALLFMLPTNVAQALVILVAIVAGFMLPITAPQILWVNMVTSVALGLVISFEPHELDVMRRAPRAVSRPILDAFAVWRVVFVGVALLILTLVAFFWMKAADAPDELARTVAVNTLVVGQIFYLLNSRFKTDSSLSIAAHLGNRYLPLGIAAVVVLQLLFTYAPPLQGLFGTQAIPMNIWPWLFLGGFVFFLVVEAEKFFVRRFGLIGARGERRSAKDHLASPALATPSRAVVSDFGKWQALLGVLAVAALIAGEIFVFWRGGQDQQLLSGPNLDDRPSRISAASSPDTRAPVEVFAPISGKIIAVLCEKGAAVTAGRVCVRLDPTPFEEAVAREKDALAAALQRQQASASAAAAATKDLERKQRAQGRGAPRPATEKARAVLERATARAEADKAAVERARAALASAEAALAQVDIAAPVTGAVVSAASVGETVEAGKPPAAFSIAPEAAQEIDENSGSSEPADP from the coding sequence ATGAATGTTACGAAGCTTTTTTCCGTTGAAAATTGGCACGCGCTCGAATTTCAGGAAGCGCTGAGCCGTCTCGACAGCGATCCCTCGCGCGGCCTTTCGTCGGAGGAGGCGGTCAGGCGGCTCGGCGAATATGGGCCCAACCGCCTGCCGGAGGGCGCGAAGCGCGGCCCACTGATGCGGTTCCTGCATCAGTTCGACAATATACTCGTCTATGTTCTGCTCGCCGCCGGCTTTGTAAAGCTTATGCTTGGCCTTTGGCTCGACGCGTCGATCATCACGGGCGTCGTCGTCATAAACGCCCTGCTCGGGTTCCTCCAGGAGGGGAAAGCGGAAAAGGCGCTGGAGTCGATCCGCAACATGTTGTCGGCGGACGCGCGCGCCCTGCGCGACGGAGAGCCCCGCGTGGTCGCAGCCGAGAACCTCGTTCCCGGCGATATCGTGCTCATGGAGTCGGGCGATCGCGTCCCCGCGGATCTGAGGTTGATCGACGTCAAGAATCTTCGCGCCGACGAAGCTGCTCTGACAGGCGAATCCGTGCCTGCGGACAAATCGACTGACGTTGTTCCAGAGAACTCTACCGTCGGCGACCGCGCCGACATGGCGTTTTCCGGAACTCTGATCGTGTCCGGACGCGCTGCCGGGGTGGTCGTTGCGACGGGCGCGCAAACGGAACTCGGCCGCATCAACCAGATGCTCGCCGCCGTCGATGCGCTCGAAACGCCCTTGCTTCGGCAGATCGAGGATTTCGGCCACACCATCGCGAAAGTGATCGGTTTCGTGAGCGTCATCGTCTTCGCCTATGGCCGCTGGGTTCGCGATCTTCCCTTCGTCGACGCCTTCCAGGCTGTCGTCGGCATTGCGGTCTCCGTCATTCCGGAAGGCCTGCCCGCGCTGATCACGATCACGCTCGCGATCGGCGTGCAGCGCATGGCGCAGCGCCACGCGATCATCCGCCGTCTGCCGGCGGTCGAAACCCTGGGATCGGTTTCGCGCATCTGCTCCGACAAGACGGGCACGCTGACCCTGATGGAGATGATGGTCGCTTCGGCCATTACGGCCGACGCCGCCTACCGCGTAACTGGCGACGGCTATGCGAGCGAAGGTCAAATTCTACTCGATGGCCAACCCGCCGCCGGCGCCGCTGCGCTGCGCCACATGGGAATCGTTTCGGCGCTGTGCAACGATTCCGAACTGCGCGCAATTGACAATGTCTGGAAGGTGGAAGGGGACCCAACAGAGGCGGCGCTTTATCCATTTGCGACCAAACTTGGATTGGATCGCGCCGGCGAACGGCGGAAGCTTCGTCGAATCGACGCCATCCCCTTCGAGTCCGAGCATAAATTCATGGCGACCCTGCATGAGGAGCAGGGCGGCGAACGCCTCCTGCTCGTCAAGGGCGCGCCGGAAGTTATCCTCGCCCATTGCGACCGTGAGGAGGCAGAAAAAGGTTTCGAGCTGCTGCGGCGCGACTATTGGGACGCCGCCGCCGATCGACTCGCAGCGCAGGGCGAACGCGTGCTCGCCCTTGCCGGTCTGCGCAACCCGCCCGTCGGGAAAGCCAGTCTCGGCCCGGAGGACTTGCCCGGGAGTCTCGTTCTGTACGGCCTTGTCGGACTTATGGATCCGCCGCGCAAGGAAGCCGTGGAAGCGGTCGCCGAATGCCATAACGGCGGCATCCGCGTGACGATGATTACCGGCGACCACAAGATTACAGCCGCGGCGATCGCCAAAATGCTCGGCATTGGCGATGGAAAGACGGCGGTTGCGGGGACCGAAATCGAAGCCATGAACGACGGGGAGTTGCAGGAGTCCGTCGAGAATGTCGACGTTTTCGCGCGCGCCAGCCCCGAACATAAATTGCGTCTTGTGAAAGCCATTCAGGCCAATGGCCAGGTGGTGGCGATGACGGGCGATGGCGTCAACGACGCGCCGGCGCTCAAGCGCGCCGACATCGGCGTCGCCATGGGGATCAAGGGCACGGAAGTCACCAAGGAGGCGGCGGCGATGGTGCTCGCGGACGACAATTTTGCGTCGATCACCGCAGCTGTGCGCGAGGGCAGGACGGTTTACAACAATATCGAAAAAGCGCTTCTCTTCATGCTTCCAACCAATGTCGCGCAAGCGCTCGTCATTCTTGTCGCGATCGTCGCCGGTTTCATGCTCCCGATCACGGCGCCCCAGATCCTTTGGGTCAATATGGTGACGTCCGTCGCGCTCGGGCTTGTGATCTCCTTCGAACCTCACGAACTCGACGTCATGCGACGGGCGCCGCGCGCTGTTTCTCGACCGATACTCGACGCATTTGCAGTTTGGAGGGTGGTCTTTGTCGGCGTGGCGTTGCTCATCCTCACGCTCGTCGCCTTTTTCTGGATGAAAGCCGCCGACGCGCCGGACGAACTGGCGCGGACGGTTGCGGTCAACACATTGGTTGTGGGTCAGATTTTCTATCTGCTCAACAGCCGGTTCAAGACCGATTCCTCTCTCTCCATCGCAGCGCATCTCGGCAATCGCTACCTGCCGCTCGGAATCGCCGCGGTCGTCGTGTTGCAGCTTCTTTTCACCTACGCGCCGCCGTTGCAGGGTCTCTTCGGCACGCAAGCCATCCCGATGAATATCTGGCCATGGCTGTTCCTCGGCGGTTTTGTTTTCTTCCTCGTCGTCGAGGCGGAGAAGTTCTTCGTGCGCAGATTCGGTCTCATCGGCGCTCGCGGCGAAAGGCGCTCGGCAAAAGATCATCTGGCGTCGCCAGCGCTGGCGACCCCTTCTCGCGCCGTCGTCTCCGATTTCGGGAAATGGCAGGCGCTGCTCGGCGTCCTTGCGGTGGCGGCGTTGATTGCGGGTGAAATTTTCGTGTTCTGGCGCGGCGGGCAAGATCAGCAGCTGCTGTCCGGCCCGAACCTCGATGATCGTCCCTCCCGGATATCCGCCGCCAGCAGCCCGGACACGCGTGCGCCTGTGGAAGTCTTCGCACCCATTTCGGGCAAGATCATCGCCGTTCTTTGTGAAAAGGGCGCCGCGGTGACGGCGGGCCGCGTCTGCGTCAGGCTTGATCCAACTCCCTTTGAGGAAGCCGTCGCGCGCGAGAAAGACGCGCTTGCCGCGGCTTTGCAGCGCCAACAAGCGAGCGCGTCCGCCGCCGCGGCGGCGACTAAGGACCTTGAGCGCAAGCAGCGCGCGCAAGGTCGAGGCGCCCCACGCCCGGCGACAGAGAAGGCCCGCGCCGTGCTGGAACGCGCCACGGCGCGCGCCGAGGCCGACAAGGCGGCCGTCGAACGGGCGCGTGCCGCTTTGGCGAGCGCGGAAGCGGCGCTCGCGCAGGTCGACATTGCAGCCCCTGTCACTGGCGCCGTCGTCTCGGCGGCGAGCGTCGGCGAGACGGTCGAGGCAGGAAAGCCCCCCGCGGCGTTCTCTATCGCGCCCGAAGCCGCGCAGGAGATTGATGAGAATTCAGGCTCTAGCGAGCCCGCCGACCCGTAA